From the genome of Mycolicibacterium gilvum:
TGAGCGGATCTCCCGCGGCACCTTGCAGTACCGGGTGCTGCGGGCGTTTCGCCGCGCCGGAATCGACGCCGGCCGTGCCCGCGGCGCTGCGCTGGTGCACGGGTTGCGCCATACCTTCGCCACCGAGCTCGCCAATTCAGAGGTCAGCGTCTATACGCTGTGACGCTGCTCGGCCACGAATCGATGGTGACCTCGCAGCGCTACGTCACCGCGGCAGGCGTCGAAACGCGCGCTGCCGCAGCTCAAAACAAGCTCTACGCCCTCCTGCAAGACGGACACTGACACGACTGATGGGTCACGACACCAGTGCGCCAACTCCTCGGCGTCGGACCGAGACGATCATGTGTCCCACCGACTTCGCGCCAACTAGGCCGGCAATGCGCCTGGCACACCACGGTTGGTCCGGTTCGCCCGGCCGTGGAGCCGCTGAGGAAGCCTGTGGGGACAGCCGGTGAGCAGGCGCTCTTGATGG
Proteins encoded in this window:
- a CDS encoding tyrosine-type recombinase/integrase, encoding MQYRVLRAFRRAGIDAGRARGAALVHGLRHTFATELANSEVSVYTL